gctgctgctgctgctgctgctgctgctgctgctgctgctgctgctgctgctgctgctgctgctgctgctgctgctgctgctgctgctgctgctgctgctgctgctgctgctgctgctgctgctgctgctgctgctgctgctgctgctgctgctgctgctgctgctgctgctgctgctgctgctgctgctgctgctgctgctgctgctgctgctgctgctgctgctgctgctgctgctgctgctgctgctgctgctgctgctgctgctgctgctgctgctgctgctgctgctgctgctgctgcctgctgctgctgctgctgatgctgctgctgctgctgctgctgctgctgctgctgctgctgctgctgatgctgctgctgctgctgctgctgctgctgctgctgctgctgctgctgctgctgctgctgctgctgctgctgctgctgctgctgctgctgctgctgctgctgctgctgctgctgctgctgctgctgctgctgctgctgctgctgctgctgctgctgctgctgctgctgctgctgctgctgctgctgctgctgctgctgctgctgctgctgctgctgctgctgctgctgctgctgctgctgctgctgctgctgctgatgatgatgatgatgatgatgatgatgatgatgatgatgatgatgatgatgatgatgatgatgatgatgatgatgtggggATGGTGGAGGTGGTGGCGAGGGTGAAGGGGGTGTTTTTTATGATGCAAGGGTCAACTTGAGTTTCCAGACGAGGCTGGTGCTTAGTGTAGAAACTGAAATTAATTTAATTACACCACCACCTTCCGTGCCTTCTGTATAAAAAATGGCGACGGAAATTCCGCGGCTTGTGCGATAGCGTAGGTGACGCGATGATCGACTGACTAATTGCTTGATTAATGTATTATGTCATTCAATCATTCATTTATTGGGCTTGAAGTCCCAAAACAACAATGATCCTATATGCGAGATGCGGCACTCGAGTCTCGGAGTGTATTTTAACCATGCATAAATATAAATACAAAGCTATGTCTGCGAGCGATTTGTATTCCGCTCTCATTGGAAAATTGGCCGCTTACCGAACCGGTAACTTAAATAACTATCTAATTGCGGCAACAGAGATGAATGAAGCGTCAAGACACGTGATATAGTGACTGTGGAAGCACAGCACCTTCCCGTAATCATAGTAATCATCCGCTTGTTGTTAAAACAACAGCAAAATAAAGTGTAATAATACCAGAAATTCTTCTTGCATTGAATGAATAACTGCATACATTAGCAACCGGTTCCTGTGCAATGGTTTTTATGCACGCAAATGAAAGCAGATTACTGATCCGCAACCGACGGTTGTATCCCTCTAATGAACGACCAGTAGGGCCGTTGTGTGTGTTTGAATAAACTGTCATTTGGTTCATTCAGATTACTACCTCGCTGGATATTCTTACAATGGCGTAAACAGGCCAATTAATAGGGCAAGGCAACAGGCATAATACAAACTAGAGAGTACCCACAGTGCCATCTAAACGCACGAAGCGCCGACAATAAAAAGCTCCAGGCAGACACTTGGCTAAAATTCGGGTAGGCTGTATCAGCGACGCAGCCTCAGTggggtacgtgaaacgtcttCTGTGTCCTGCAGAGGGTGTATGGGCAATAGGGCACAGAAATCACGTAACCAAACCAATTTGGTAAGTTCGGAAGTTGCCGCCATGCTTCATGAAAAGGGGAGGGGATAGTTGCGTTGATAGGGAATATCAAACGCCTTGTGGAGTAATCAGCATATtaccgcaagtctgctcctaagcatgtcttctacgacggtagccagcgagccactctgtcagaagagcgtctgctacgtctcgTGCGCCTGCTTGGTTTTGTGGGGTGGCGCAAcgtatgccgctcgtgcacgcgcacgaaccagtggcgcggaccatcacgggagaagaggaagaagtgcgttcggcgcagagacgctcgtgtggaacgttcttgtaAACTCTTCGTTTACTTAGTTAGTTTCAGGGCACAgcttcgcccttaataaaccagttattgtattttactcctcgaaataccgttacaatataTCTCTTCTCCCCAAATTAAGTGCGCGAAAACCTATTCTTCATAGATTTCCTACGGACGTTTTCAAGCGTGCACGTCTACCGGTTCAAATCTGGCGCCACATCGATGACGTGCTGTGATTTGCAGTATAAGGATagggcaattttttttatctgCACTTCGTGCAGGCTCGGGTAGACGAGTGTAGTGCCAGACAGATGCTATGACTTCGTCTGCTGCACTTGACTGGCTGTGCTGTAGCCAATCAGAGCAAACTGCACGTCGTCTTCTGCATCAGCAGGCGAAAAACGCCTGACTGCGAATTTCGCCTGATTTCACACTTATTGACTGAATGTATgcccttgcctgaaactaaaTGCCAATGTGCGAGCTTTCTTTCATCAACATATCAAGACAAATTTCAGCGAAACACATCGCGAATGCGCTGTGCACGAAGACAACTTCTCAATACATATAATGCAGCGCGGAGTCTGAAACAGCCCGATCTGAAACAGCCTTAGTAAAATAATTCATCTTTTTAGAAGATTACTACACCTTCCTCTGTGACATGGTCACGCCAGCACTTTGCTACCGTCCTTGCAGCGAATATTCACTATCGTCGATATATCAGCGCCCACAGTATCAAACAAAATGGCGCCACGCGTTTGCAACGCCAGCCTTCTTGTTTGTCGTCTGTTGCCTAAACTCATCGAAACCGCAGTGTAGaaacccagtcaaaaaatccgacaggctgtcggcttgtcggtcatatgttattttggcctgtaagcctgtcggttcgtcagcctgtcggtgtcagcctgtcggcgtccgcctgtcggtgtcggcctgtcggcGCCCGCCTGTCGGCGTCAGCCTGTCGGTTTGCAAGCTTATCAGAATATTCTACTCCGACAGGCCGCAATTGtggcagtattctctggcaatcactttcagcgatagtttcactttcgcgagagttcatggctcggcccacgaaagctcttgcattttcccaacgcttgtgcgcaggcatgcaaTGCCGATTCTCGCGTAAGTGAAACTACttccgaatgtgattttccgagaatacgatccctagtggcgtcatcaagcatgtTTGATTATGCTGTCcgacagttcctaaatagaaaatacacctttaattgatggtttcaaagttttattgcacagtaattcacacgcagccatcatatacatgcaaacaaaaatacggtatttactgtacataggtcCTTTTTGTCGAAATTAATGAAGCTACCCAATCTATGTTACCAACGAATTTCTACCAATATTCATgaaaaaaagctagcaaaagtaccgaggcaatggcattcctctgccacgcctgggttcaagcagcacatgggtgcctgctttactagtacattatttgtaacctgcagtaaatatacacaacaaagtagaaagcaaaactagtattaagaaatctaataaagtatgcTTGGGGACCATCatggagacaagcaaagtctcaacatgggttaagaatgtgcgagggggcctgccagctgagattcagactagttttaaatgatgctgcatatacagcacactcgacagcattaaagacatcgtcatttggggtgccgaggacgcctgtgcagcatccatcaaggatgacttctctggcaagtacgaagaggatccagcttgcagcattgactcgcctcccttttcaaaaGCTAAAAAGACCAAGacgaccaaagtgagcgccatcatcagggccgcatacgaggcttctccggagctaccaaaacacacgagcatcaagaagcggaagctcttggtatttacgtcacatatgaatataccacggtggtggtcgtggcacaccgagagcatatgaattcaacagaactaggaagggtcctgctgtaaaaggtgggatgcccctgagtgggcagtacagcagggaagaaacagttttgcttcttaacatacagaagagggaaaagttgtttcagcaatcccaaagaacataagcacggaacacaaccaaagcagaagaaaagcacgatcaaagaccttacaaaacaaacatggaagaaatccagacgTATACTACACAGACTTGcgtagagtggcaacaaattcacaatactagccacaatagtccacagtgataactggctccattcggacccctttggcctgcacggaggaggcagcagccatagtgctggcctttcaagatgcagaggcagaagaacaatctcTATTGGTCCTGACGCGCTCCCAGCCAGCtgtccattcatatataacgggcaccattccacacaaaatccacagcatgctaggcaccaccctagaatggcaccacaCAATGATGTAGTGCCCGCCACAAACTGGGCTCAAAGGAAATGAGAAGaccgaccaaactgctcgaggatccctacgaggaacccctgatccaccagcacgacatcctcgaagaccaaagagacaaaaatacagccacctaACCAAGACCAtacagggaaacaggccaggtACTGGCACTTCTTAcgaacacacatcatcatcaacctatatttatgtccactgcaggacgaaggcctctccttgcgatctccattacccctgtcttgcgctagccgattccaacttgcacctgcaaatttcttaacttcatccccccacctagttttctgccgtcctcgactgcgcttccctttcttggtatccatatTGTAACTAATgatccagcggttatccatcctacgcattacatggcctgcccagttccatttcccctcttaatgtcaacaagaatatcggctatcaccatttgctctctgatccacactctcttcccgtctcttaaagatagacctaatatttttcgttccatcggtatttgtgtggtcctccatGCATATCCATGCATCCAAATACTTCGCAAGATGCATtacaccctgccacttcccttggtgTAGGGAGCGGCCAAGTCTCGTCCAtgtaatgtggatatgtaagcaacgacttccaaactctaaattcaccccCTAACGGCGCAAGTTCCAAGTAACAGGCAgcgggacgtttggcttgctagcaaaaatctagagagccagagagctcttctcgatcaagcccagcgaGCCACAGAGACCAATAgagctctaaactgaggcacccacccaccacccaagacccttaagagaaataatttaagtttacactactactgctaaagaaagataTTGGTCGACTTAATTCAAAgtaaaattttctaaatttctcaactaattcaatatatagtggtcgacctatactcatgttggacctattttttagtaaatacggtaagcactaactccacaaagaaaggtagaagtgctaagctggtaaggtcaatatacaaagtctgtcccagaagtttgagcagttcatgtcactacattctctgccgcgtttttgctggctcactgcacaaacttttgggacaagccccgtagctatcagtaccagtagcactaccttctttGCACGTCAGTGAGTTTCTGCGCCAAttgcctgcgcacttctttcaatgttttttttctcgtcttccggcgtgacactgttgcccatgaagatctggaggaggcctgcgcaagaaaatcaatcacgagtacaaaagtaatgaaagcatctaaacaatTATTTCCAGCATGCACATTGCAAGCtcccaacaatatgcccacggttGAATGAAATATATTTGCAAAGCTccattttcaataaccaaactgcaggttactttttgcatgttcactcacatgcctcaaattctttctacagttttaacatgaaatatttcagtagcagatgatcgcaacacagtgctttagcactacctttgcttttactgtggctatttgcatgtgctatctatacatgagtagatcagttAATGCACACAGCTAACACCCATCAGAACCAGTAAGGATAAAAGCTAATGATAGACTAAAGCATTCTGATCAGCACTGGGGCTCTCAACTGTTAACACTTAGGCTTGCTCGTTTATCATCTTCCAGAAAGTGAAGCGAAATTGCACCATAGTAGTGCTCCTACAAAGCCGCATTCTCCTTTGCTGCTGTAATTTCACTGCACTTACCGTTGTCAAGGAATTCTCAGGCACACTGGATAGTGCTGTTATGCTTGTGCTCACAGTACATCAAGACAGCATAAAATTGTAATTTCTTCAGAATGAAACAGACCACAACTGTATGTAGATTAATAGCAGACATGTTTTTTAAATGTCTCCTTTATATGAAATTTGGTTGATGCGAGCCACTAGTTTGGACGTTTTCTATAGCAATATTACATTCAATAGTAAAACGCCCACTACTCTGAGGAGTTATCATTAAGGATGGCACATCAATACAGGTT
The DNA window shown above is from Dermacentor silvarum isolate Dsil-2018 chromosome 1, BIME_Dsil_1.4, whole genome shotgun sequence and carries:
- the LOC125943237 gene encoding ice-structuring protein 4-like; amino-acid sequence: MALWQQQQQQQQQQQQQQQQQQQQQQQQQQQQQQQQQQQQQQQQQQHQQQQQQQQQQQQQQQHQQQQQQAAAAAAAAAAAAAAAAAAAAAAAAAAAAAAAAAAAAAAAAAAAAAAAAAAAAAIEGCKGDAQAPGIPGGSGKGCVLA